The Methylocella tundrae genome contains the following window.
CGCCGCATCACGCCATCTACGAGTTGACCCTCTCGAAATCCGTCGGCAGCAAGAGCCCGACGGCCGCGCACGGGCGCATCGCTTTCGATTTCGCGGGCTCCCCTTGCGAAGGCTACGTCCAGAATTTCCGGCAACTGACGGAGCTGCAGCCCGCCGAGGGACCGACCCGCGTATCGGACATGCATTCGGCGACCTTTGAAGATTCGGACGGCAAGAGTTTCGACTTCAAAATGCAGACCAAGGTAGACAATGGGGCGACGGAATCGATCGACGGCACGGCGGTGAGGTCGGGCAACGGCCCGGTCCTTGTCAATCTGGCCAAGCCGAAGCGGAGCAAGCTAGAGCTTGGTGACGACGTCGTATTTCCGACCGAACATTTGAAGCGCATCATCGCCGCCGCCGAAGCCGGTAAGAATCTGATCGAGGTCAAGGTTTTCGACGGCTCGGATACGGGCGAAAAGGTTTTTGAAACAACGACCTATATCGGCCGGCCCACGACAACTCCGGTTCCCGAAAAGGCGGCGCAAGTCGCAGAACTCGCCAAAATGCCCCGATGGCCGGTGTCGATCAGCTATTTCGAAAGCGGTAAAAAGGACGAAAGCCCGAGCTATATCCTCTCGTTCGATCTCTATCAGAACGGCATCTCGCGCGCCCTGAAGCTTGATTACGGCGATTTCGTGCTGTCGGGAGAACTATCGAGCCTCAATATTATGAACGAACCGGCGTGCTCCAAATAAGCATGCTTCGCCGCATGGAGGCTGACGCGCGGGCGCAGAGCGCTTGACGCGAGGCGTTGCGTAAAATTATTTCTCTGACGCGTCGCTTGGATCGAGAGCGTCGAAAAACCTCTTTCTTCCTTTGAACTCTTGCATTGCCTGCGCGAACCGCTATCCGCTTCGCTTGAAAATGATTTAGGCCGCCTTCCGGAGCCGGGTTCATGCGCATTCTGGTCACCAATGACGATGGCGTTCACGCGCCGGGCCTTGGCGTGCTGGAGCGGATTGCGCGGTCGCTGTCAGATGATGTCTATGTCGTCGCCCCGGAGACAGATCAGTCGGGCGTCGCCCATTCGCTCTCGCTCAACGATCCTTTGCGCCTGCGTAAAATCTCCGAACGCCGTTACGCCGTCAAAGGCACGCCGACCGATTGCGTCATCATGGGCGTGCGCCGCATTCTCGACGGAGCGCCGCCGGACATCGTTCTCTCGGGCGTCAATTGCGGCCAGAACGTCGCCGAGGACGTGATCTATTCGGGCACGGTGGCGGGCGCCATGGAAGGCGCCATCTTGGGCATTCCCTCGATCGCCCTGTCGCAGTCTTTCGGCCGTAGATCAACGCGCGAGAACGCGCTCTGGAGTTGCGCCGAAACCCATGCGCCGGCTCTGATCGCCAAAATTCTCGCCGAGGGCGTCGCCCCGAATATCGTTATCAACATCAATTTTCCTGATTGCCCGCCGGAGGACGTGCAGGGCGTCTCCGTCACGGTTCAGGGGCGGCGCGGATATCTTGTCAAAATCGACGCGCGGGCCGATGGGCGTGGCAATCCCTATTATTGGATCGCCTTCGATCGTCCGTTCTCCGATCCCGGCCAGGGCACCGACGTGGAAGCGATGGCGGAAAATCGTATTTCCGTCACGCCCCTGCGCCTCGACTTGACGGATACGCCGACGCTGACGCGTTATGCGCAGGCTCTGCGCTGAAACGGAGCCCTCGTTGACGCCGCAAAACGAGCCAGCGCCGCTCTCTGACGGGTCCGCCGCGCTGGCGCAGGCCAAGGCGGCGTTCCTTCTGACGATGCGCGCGCGCGGCATCCAGGATGTGAATGTGCTCCGCGCTCTCGAAACGGTGCCGCGCGAAATCTTTGTGCCGCATCGCTATCAGGATCTCGCGCGCCGCCATCTCGCGCTTCCGCTGCGCTGCGGTCAGACGCTGCCGGAGCCCTGGCTCTCAGCGCGAATGATCGAGGCGCTTTCCCTTTCAAACCGGCATCGGGTGCTCGAGATCGGCGCGGGTTCTGGCTATGCGACGGCCCTCATCGCGCGGATCGCTCAGCATGTCGTCTCGTTTGAACGATTTCAAAGTCTCGCCATCGAGGCGGGCGCGCGGCTGCTGCGTCTTGGCGTCGATCGGGCGAGCGTGACCTGGGGCGATGGGCTCGCCATCGCAGCCGAGGCGGGGCCCTTCGATCGGGTGATCGTGCAGGGCGCGCTGAATGAGCCGCCACAAAGCCTGCTCGCCGTCCTCGCCACGGACGGCGTCATGGTGATGGCGCGCCCCGACCGGTTCGAGCCGCGGCGTCAGCATGTGGTGCGGGTTGCGCGGCACGGCTCGGGCGGGCTCGATGTGACGCCAATCTGCGCCTGCCGGCTGCAGGCGATCCTGGCCGGAGCTTCGCATGCGCTATAGGACATGTTGCCGTCAACCTTAATGATTTTCTCTTTTTGTTGAATATGCGTTCATCTTAAACTCTCCCTTAACTCACGCCGCCTTTAATGCAGTGATAGCTACTGCGTTGGTGGGTTGCGTCATGAGTCACATTGCTTCGATTTATTGCTCACGCGTCGCGTTACGGGTCGCTTTGATCGCTGGCGCCGCGGGCTTGCTCGCCGGCTGCGCGGGATCGGAGCGGATGGCCGATCCGTTCAGCAACCCCTTCCAGACATCGGACGCGGGCACCGATCCGGCGCCGACCTCAAGCATCAACCCGTTGAGCTATCATTCCGCAGCGCCCGTGACGCCGGTGCAGTCCCGCCCCCTCGGAGCACCCGTCGCTCAATATTCCAGCCCCGCCACGCAAGCGTCCCGCGTCGCCGCCGCATCGCCGCCGCGCGTCTCTCAGGCGGTCGCCGGATGGTCAGCGGCAGGGGGAACCCCCGTTTCCGTCGGTCCGGGCGAGAGCGCCTCGGTTCTCGCCAACCGTTATGGCGTGCCTGTCGAGGCTTTGGTCAAGGCCAATGGTCTTGCCTCCGCCGCCCAGGTGCAGCCCGGTACGAGGATCGTGATCCCGGTCTATAATGCGGTCGGCGGAGCGGCAGCGGCCAGGGTCGCGCAGGCCGAGGCCGCCGCCCCGGCTCCGGTCCGGGCCGCCGAGTCCCATGCCCAGAAGATCAAGCTTTTGAAGGGCGCTCCAGAAACGAGGCTCGCGAACGCGAGCGAGAAGGCGCAACGGCAGACGGCGGAAAAGGCGGCCGCGATGACCCATGCGGGCAAGGTCGCCGTGGAGCAGGAAAGCGCGCGAGCCGCCAAAGCCGCCAAAGTCGCCGAAGCGCCGGTCAAGACGCTTGTCGCCGAAGCTCCGAGGAAAGTCGTCGTGGCGAAGACCGAAGCCGTCGCCGCCCAGCCGGTCAAGACCGCGGTTTTGACGAAGCAGGACGCCGCCAGACAGGCAAAGACCGAAACGCCCGCGCAAGAGACGGCGAAGGCCGAGCCCGAGGACGCGGCTGGCGCTCCCGCCGATGCCGCAAAGGCTGGCGGCGCCAATCCGGAATTCCGCTGGCCGGCGCGCGGGCGCATCATCCAGGCCTTCAAGCTGGGCGGCAATGACGGCATCAATATCGCCGTTCCGGAAGGAACCTCGGTCAAGGCGGCCGAAAGCGGCGTCGTCGCTTACGCCGGCAACGAGCTGAAAGGTTATGGCAATCTCATCCTCATCCGCCATCCAAACGGCTTCGTCTCCGCCTACGCCAACAATGGCGACATCGAAGTGAAGCGCGGCGAAACGGTGAAGCGCGGCCAGGTCATCGCCAAATCCGGACAAAGCGGCAATGTCGCCTCGCCGCAACTGCACTTTGAACTGCGCAAGGGCGCGACGCCTGTCGATCCGACGCTTTATCTGGCGGGACTGTGATCGCCGGCGATTGCTAAAAGGTCGCGGCGAAGATGAGGTAGAACAGGGCTTCGGAGATCTGTTGCGTGGCGCCGGCGACGTCGCCGGTTTGGCCGCCGATCTGCCGCCGCGCGAGATCGCTGAACGCAAAACCCGCTCCAGCGCAGGCCGCGAAGGCCAGCGCCGACTTTGAAGGATCGGCGCCCGCGATGAGCGGGGCGCCTGCGAAGAGGGCGGCGAGAGCCGCGGCGACAGCCAAGGCGGAGGATTGCGGGCGCCCGGCGGAAAAACCGGCTCCTTTGGTGCGGGCGGGCGGCAGGACCGCGAGCGGAATCAGCGCCGCCGCGCGTGAAACCGCCGCCGCGCCAATCAAGGCGGTCACCGCTAAGGCAAGGCTGTGAGCCGCGATCGACGCCACTGCCGCGATGCGAATATAAAGCGCCAGAGCCAGCGCCACGGCGCCGAAAGCGCCGATCCGACTATCCGCCATGATTTCGAGTTTGCGCTCGCGCGTCGCGCCGCCGCCAAATCCATCGGCGCAATCGGCGAGGCCGTCTTCATGCATGGCGCCGCTGAGCGCCGCGAGTACGGCGATGGCGAGCGGCGCGGCAAGGAGCGGCGGAAGTCCCAGCGCTGAGGCGGAAACGAGAGCGCCGGCGGAAAGGGCTCCAAGGAGCGCGCCGGCGGCCGGAACCATGCGCAAGGCGCGGGAGAATCCGGAAAGGCTTTGCGGCGCCGTCTCGGCTGCGAGCGCCGGAAAAGGAATGCGCGTTAAAAAACGCAGGCAAATCAGAAGGTCGATGAGAAGCGACGAGCTGGCGCGCATCGCTTCTCATCCATGATCGTTGAACTCTTGTCGAGGCTTTTGGCGCGGACTCTTTGGAAAATGCGTCAGCTCGAAGCCGGCGATCGAAGAGCCGAAGGCTTCGGCTCTTTTTTGCGATGCAGCATTTTTCTCTGGAGCCTCGCGCTTTTGCGGCGCCACGTCCTTACTGTTTGTTGGGCGCGCCGGTTTCCTGCTGGCAGACCCAGCCGCGGTGCCGGGTGGTGCCGTCGCGCGCGTCGCCATTGTAGCAATAGACGCGGACAGGCGATTCAGCTGTTGACGCGGGCGTAGCAATCGAGCCGGTCACGTCCTCGCTCGTTTCGGCCGGAGCGACGGGGGCCGCGACGGCCGCGCCAATGATCGCGAAAGCGCCGATAAAGCCAGCGGCGACGGCGGAGAGTTTGGTCGTCATACGGATATCTCCATTCTTGTTCTTGAGACCTCGAACCGTTTCCTCCCCATTGAAACGAATTGAAGCTGTTGAGCGTGATGTAATACTTTGTATATCGCAGTGCAATATGGAAGTTACGAGACAAGTTGACGCGGCTGGTTGCCTTGCCTGTCGCAGTTTCATGGGCTGCGTCACAGAGCCTCAATTTAATTTATGCTTGGACTAAGTTTTTTTATTTTGCCCATGCGGACGCCGCCGATCGCTTGATCGACAGGCGTTCAAAATGCGCTAAGACGGTGCGCCGCCATCAGGCCCATCGTCCGTCTTTCCCTAAGGGTCGCCATGCTCGCTGAAGCCTCGCCTTTCGACTCCATCCGCAATCTCATCGCGCTGATGCCGCAAGCCTCGGAAAGCGCCGCGGCCGCCGTGCGCGCGCGCCAGGCCGAACTCACCAAGCCGCAAGGTTCGCTCGGCCGCCTCGAGGAAATCGCCGAATTCTTCGCGGCATGGCAGGGCAAGCCGATCCCTTCGCTCGATCGCCCGCTTGTTGCGATCTTCGCCGCCAATCATGGCGTCGCCGCCAAAGGCGTCTCGGCCTATCCGGCGTCAGTCACCCGCGCCATGATGGAGAATTTTTCTTCCGGCGGCGCTGCGATCAATCAGATCTGTGGCGCCTTCGGCCTTGGCCTCAAGGTGTTCGACCTCGCCCTCGACATTCCAACGAAGGACATCACGCAGGAGCCGGCGATGGAGGCGGCGGCGGCGGCGGCGACCTTCGCCTTCGGAATGGAGGCGATCGCGGGCGAAGTCGATCTCCTCTGTATTGGCGAGATGGGGATCGGCAACACCACCATCGCCGCGGCGATTTATCACGGGCTCTATGGCGGCGTGGCGGAAGATTGGGTTGGGCGCGGAACCGGGGTCGATGACGGCGCGCTGACGCGCAAGATCGCAGCTGTGAAGGCGGCGGTTGCGCTGCACGGGCCATTTCTCGACGATCCATTGGAACTGATGCGGCGCCTCGGCGGACGCGAGATCGCGGCGATGGCCGGCGCGATCGTCGCCGCCCGCATGCAGAACATTCCCGTCGTGCTCGACGGCTATGTCGCCTGCGCCGCCGCCGCCATTCTCCACGCCCTCGATCCGCGCGCGCTCGATCATTGCCTCGCGGGCCATGTCTCGGCCGAAGGCGCGCATGGCGAGGTTTTGCGCCGTCTCGGCAAGAAGCCGCTGCTCGACCTTGGCATGCGGCTCGGGGAGGGGTCTGGCGCGGCGCTCGCTGTCGGCGTGATCAAGGCGGCGCTCGCCTGCCATACGGATATGGCGACCTTCGCAGAGGCTCACGTCGCCGGCAAAGACGAGGGATAGAACCTCACGCCGAAAGAGTTGCGAACTTTTGGACCAACATCATCCGTCAGAACAAAGATTTAACGAACAGAATGCGAATTCCGTTTGAATCCATTCTGCTCAAGGAGGTTATTTCCCCTCGATCAGCTTGCGCGCGTCCTCCCGCATTGCGGCGCGGGACTGGTCGCGCAGGTAGGGCATGTGGCCGCCGTCATAGATTTTGAGCGAGATGCGGTCCGGGTCGCCGAAAGGGGGGATCTGATCGATCAGCAGTTTCGAGGCGAAATAGGGCGTCACCTGATCGGTGAGCCCGTGCATGACGATGACGCGCAGGCGCGGATCAATCGCCAGCTCTTGTTTCAGATCGCTGAGCGACTGATTTTTGTCGCGCTTGCCGTCCCAATCCCATTGGCGGTTAACCGATTCATTCAGGATTTCATAGCGCGCGTCGACCGGCCAGCCGAGCCGGTTGGCGGTGATGTCGGCCATCGCGCTCGCTAGCGGAGTCTTGTCCGCATCGAGAATGGCGTCTGAATAGTCGGTCGAAGCGGAGTGCGGGAAAGGATCGAACGCGCTGACGTTCGAATCATAACGGCTGGAAATTTTGCCCTCGTCGCGGCCGCGTTCGCGCGCAAAGCTCAAGGGATCGATGCGCCCGCCAAGACGGCGCACGAAAGCCGCGTCGAGCCCCGTGATGCGCGTGACATTATCGACGATCCGCGCCAGCGCCGCCGGATCACGCTCGCCGCGCACGAGGTCGGTCAGATAGGGACCGGCCGCATAGGCTTCGACGTCTGCGAGGCTTTGGCGCGCGTCGGCGACCGTCAGGCCGCGCGCGGCGGCGGCCAGCGAAGGCAGGTGGGTCACAAAGGGCAGCGGATTATTCGTCCCCTCGAACCAGGCGAAGTCGATGACCGGCGAGATCAGCACAAGTCCCTCGACGCCGACGCCTTCGGTATCCTGTAATCGCCGCACGAGCTTTGGCGCCCGAAACCCGCCATAGCTTTCGCCGACGATGAATTTGGGGCTCTCCAGCCGTTTATTCGCGCCGAGCCATTTGCGGATCACAACCGACAGCGCCTCGATATCGCCCTCGACCGAATAGAGATGATGGCGCGCCGTCTCGCTTTTGGAGAGGATCCGGCTGTAGCCGGTTCCCGGCGGATCAAGAAAAACGAGATCGGTGAAATCGAGCCAGGTGTCGGCGTTATCGACCGTGATCGGCGGCGCCGAAGGCGAGGTCGGCTGCTCGCCGAGGTTCAGCCGCCAGGGCCCCATCATGCCGAGGTCGAGCCAGGCCGACGCCGCGCCGGGGCCGCCGTTGACGACAAAAGTGATCGGCCGCTTCGCCGGATCGCCGCCGTCGAGAACATAAGCGACGTAGCCGACGTCGGCGAGCGGCTCGCCGCTCTGGGAATCACTGAGCTGAATGGCGCCGGCGATGGCTTTGAAATGCAGGCTGCGGCCCGGCAGGTCGACGACATGAGTGGTGACGGCGGCCGGGGGCAGGGGATGGGGCGGCGTGGTGGCGGCGGGAGAAGGCGCCTCCGCGGCGCCATGATGCGCCGGGGTTTGCGGCGCAACCTCATCGGCCGCGGCGAAGGAGGCGGCGGCGAGGGCGCTGAAAAAAAGGGCCGCGAAGAGCGCAGCAGGCGTCCCCGCACGCCGAGGCGCGACTAAAAAAGAGAAAATCACGATTGGCTGTCTCCTCTTGCGGTCTGCTCCGGGCGATCAGATCCGGCGCCGCGCAATGAAATCATGCGCGACCTTTGTTGGATATTTTGCCGGACGGGCGTCGAAGAGCGGCGACGCTTGAAGAAATCCGATGATCGCTCCGGCCAGCCGGGCGGCTGCCAGCGACCCCTTGCCGTTCCGCCGCGACGGCGCCGCCGCCGTTATTGTCGCTTTTATCCGCGCCTTGCGCAAATGGCTTTGCACAAGACCGTGACGCGGGGCTCAAAGCCACGACGGCATGAAAACTCCTCATGAGGTTGCGCATCATATCGGGAGCCGCGACCGCCAGTGTGAACGCAGTCATTCGGTCGATTGGAAATCGGCTCAAACTCGACAGTTCGAGACTCATGTCGATTAGATCGAACCGATCTTACCGGAACATTCCTTAAGCTGCCGAATGCGCCTCGCGCCGGGCGCGCCGGCGCATTCTGGCGGCGGTGAGTTCGGCCTCCGGGCTGACGCTCGGCTCAATGACCCGCCCTGGTGGAAAAATCACGATAACCTCGGTGCCTTCATGCACTTTTGATTTCAGCGTGAATGTGCCGCCATGCAGTTCGACGAGGCCCTTGACGATCGGCAGACCAAGGCCCGAGCCTTCCTCGGCGTTCTTTTGTGCGAGCGCGCCGCGGCCGAACGAGGACATGACGATGGGGATTTCCTCGTCTGGAATGCCTGGGCCGGTGTCGCGGACGGCGAGATATTGGCCGCCGGTCGTCGTCCAGCCGATGCGGATCTTGATGGAGCCGCCATGCGGCGTGAATTTGATGGCGTTCGAGAGCAGGTTCAGCGTCACCTGCCGCAGCGCCCTCTCGTCCGCCCAGATGCGGGGCAAATTGGCCTCGACGGCCTCGTGGATTGCGATGTTGCGCTTTTTGGCGCGCAGCATCAAAAGGTGGCGGCAGTCCTCGACGATATGATCCAGCGCGACCGGCTCTTCCTTCAGTTCGAACCGGCCGGCCTCGATGCGCGACAGATCGAGAATCTCGTTGATGAGCATCAGAAGATGATGGCCGCTGGAATGAATATCGTTTGAATATTCCTTGTAGGACGCGACGATGTGTGCGCCGAAGAGCTCGCCCTTCATGACTTCCGAAAAGCCGAGGATGGCGTTGAGCGGCGTTCGCAGCTCATGGCTCATCGTGGCGAGGAAGCGCGATTTGGCGAGATTGGCCTCTTCGGCGCGCCGCCGCGCGAGATCGCTGTTGGCTTTTGACTGTTCGAGTTCAGCGATCAATTCGTCCTTTTCGCCCTGGAACGACAATGCTTCAACCGCGGCCGCGTAGAGTTTTCGCGCCAGCAGGATGAAATAGAGCTGCGCTCCGCAGGCGAGGATGATGAGCTGCATGGTTCCGTCGGAAAGGCTCGCCTGACGCGTGAAGGTGAGGATCGTCAGGGCGATCGGAGCCATGACGCCGAAAGCTGCGGCGGGAATGCAGGGGCTGATGGTGGCGGCCATGGCGGCGACGAGAAGCCCCATGACAACCGCGCAGGCGACCGCGGCGGGATCGCCCGATTGACCGACGAGTTCGACCAGCATCGCCCAGATGACGCCCTGCACGGCTTCCGCGACGATGAAATCGCGCCGCCAGCGTAGCGCCGAGGCGCTTGAGCGGGCGGTCCGCGGAAATCGCCGGGCAATCAACTGGGTCAGCGTGAGCGCCGTGAGGTTGAGGCAGAGCCAGATAATCACGGCGTCGACCGTGAGCCACGCCAGCGCGATGGCGGCGAAAATGGCGCCGAGGGCGGCCATTGCGACGGCGCAGGATCGTTGGCCCTCGGCGAACAGCCCGAGCAAATCGGCGTCGAAATCGCGCGGATCGGCCGCGCTTGCGTCGGGCGCGGCCCGGCTGCCACGAAATCCGACGGACAGAGCGCGGGACTTGGCGGCGATAGGGGAATCGCCTGAGCCCATCGCGATCATATCTGCGGAGATTTCTGTCATCGTTGGCCGGATCCGCGCTCGTCTCGCGTCGATTTGGTGTCTGGTCGTCGGGGACGGTGCCCGAAAAAGATTAATGACAGCCTCATTCAGCCTGTCGCATTGTTGGTGTTTGGAGCTGGATCGGGGCTGACCAGGCGCAGGCCCAAAACGGTCGAAAGCGCGGGCGCTGGCGCAGCGACGACACCTCTGTGCGCCAGCACACATTGCGGACCGGCGCGCCCACTTAGCGTTCCGCCCATGTCGATCTCAGGCGTTCCCTATCGGGCCGTTCCATCTTTCTTGACGAACGAGTATTCAGGCTTGCGAAGATCGGCGCATCCGTCGCGGGGCCGCGGCGGCGCAGCAGGACGCGCAGGCCATCGCCTTCGCCGCAAAGACGAGCAGGGAACTGCGCAGTGACGGAAACGGGCCGCCAATGAAAGTTACGGTTGTTGGATCAGGAGATGCGTTCGGAACGGGCGGACGCTCTCACACCTGCTTCAAGATCGACTCCGGCGAAGCCGGCGCGCTGGTCGATTTTGGCGCGACCTCGATCGCCTCCTGGAAGAAACTCGGCCTCAGTTTCGATTCGATCGACGCGATCGCCATCTCGCATCTTCATGGCGATCATTTCGGGGGTCTTCCCTTCCTGCTGCTCGATTGCCAATTCGTCGAGCGCCGGACCCGCCCGCTGCTGCTCGCAGGGCCGCCGGGGCTAAGGGAAAGGCTCTACGATACGCTCGACAACTTCTTTCCAGGGGTCAGCAAGCTGAACTGGAGCTTTGCATGGCGCGTCGAGGAGATTTCGCCGGGCAGGCCGACGAAACTCGGCGGCTTCAGCCTCGAGACTTTTGGCGTCATCCATTCCGCCGGTTCGATTTCGACGGGACTGCGGCTCAGCGACGGTCAAGCCGTCTTCGCTTATTCAGGCGACACCGCCTGGACAGAAGCCTTGTTTGAGATCGGCGCGGGCGCCGACCTTTTCGTCTGCGAATGTTACTCTGGCGTTGAGCCGATCACCGGTCATATGGATTGGCCGACCCTCAAGTCGAATCTGGGCGCATTCTCGGCGAAGCGCATGGTGCTGACGCATATGGGCGCATCGGCTTTGGCGCGTCGCGCCGAGATGGAGCTCGCAGGGCTGACGCCCGCCTATGACGGACAAATTTTTGAGGTCTGACGTTATGGCGCAATTCGCGGCGGATCTCGCCGATGTGGCGGCCCGCATTCGAGCGTGCCGCCTCTGCCGCGATGCGCCCCGCGGCGCAAGCCTGCCGCACGAACCGCGTCCGGTGCTGCGGATCTCGTCCACCGCGCGTCTCCTGATCGCGGGCCAGGCGCCGGGCGTGCGGGTGCATGCGAGCGGGCTGCCGTTCAACGACCCATCGGGCGATCGGCTGCGCCAATGGATGAATGTCTCGCGCGATGTTTTCTACGATGAGCGGAAAATCGCCATCGCGCCGATGGGATTTTGCTTTCCCGGCCATACGCCCGACAAGGGCGACCTGCCGCCGCGCCCCGAATGCCGCGCCAATTGGCACGACGAACTTTTTCACGCGATGCCGCAAATCGAATGCATTCTGGCGATCGGCCGATATGCGCAGGACTATCATTTTTCGCGCCTCGGGCGCCCTTTGCCGAAAGGCGCGCTGCTCCATGAGCTCGTGCGGCGCTGGGCGGAGTTTTCCGGCGGGCATCCAAAAATCATCGCGCTGCCGCATCCCTCCTGGCGCAACAGCGGCTGGCTGAAGCGCAATCCTTGGTTCGAGGCGGAGGTCCTGCCGGCTCTGCGCGAGGAAGTCGCGCGAATGATCGTCTGAGCGCAGGCCGAGGCGAAGGGAAAGCGGATGCGCCTCTTCGTTCCCGGAAGGCGACAAGGCGCGACCTCGCGCATCATCGCAATCTCCGCGTTCAGCCAATGTTCAGCCGCAATGCTCCTCTCTAAGGCAGAGGTCGCTCAAGCTTTGCTGAGGTTGGTTGATGCTCAGATCGGTCCTGTTTCGGTTGTTCGTCGTGGCCGTCGCATTTTGCGCCGGCTCGGCGCAACCAGCCAGCGCCCAGGGC
Protein-coding sequences here:
- a CDS encoding cell envelope integrity EipB family protein is translated as MSHSHAGLLISGALACLFPLAAVYAAGNPAQGPLDQVRPDPVKMDQLKANPGEQIPLAPHHAIYELTLSKSVGSKSPTAAHGRIAFDFAGSPCEGYVQNFRQLTELQPAEGPTRVSDMHSATFEDSDGKSFDFKMQTKVDNGATESIDGTAVRSGNGPVLVNLAKPKRSKLELGDDVVFPTEHLKRIIAAAEAGKNLIEVKVFDGSDTGEKVFETTTYIGRPTTTPVPEKAAQVAELAKMPRWPVSISYFESGKKDESPSYILSFDLYQNGISRALKLDYGDFVLSGELSSLNIMNEPACSK
- the surE gene encoding 5'/3'-nucleotidase SurE is translated as MRILVTNDDGVHAPGLGVLERIARSLSDDVYVVAPETDQSGVAHSLSLNDPLRLRKISERRYAVKGTPTDCVIMGVRRILDGAPPDIVLSGVNCGQNVAEDVIYSGTVAGAMEGAILGIPSIALSQSFGRRSTRENALWSCAETHAPALIAKILAEGVAPNIVININFPDCPPEDVQGVSVTVQGRRGYLVKIDARADGRGNPYYWIAFDRPFSDPGQGTDVEAMAENRISVTPLRLDLTDTPTLTRYAQALR
- a CDS encoding protein-L-isoaspartate O-methyltransferase family protein; its protein translation is MTPQNEPAPLSDGSAALAQAKAAFLLTMRARGIQDVNVLRALETVPREIFVPHRYQDLARRHLALPLRCGQTLPEPWLSARMIEALSLSNRHRVLEIGAGSGYATALIARIAQHVVSFERFQSLAIEAGARLLRLGVDRASVTWGDGLAIAAEAGPFDRVIVQGALNEPPQSLLAVLATDGVMVMARPDRFEPRRQHVVRVARHGSGGLDVTPICACRLQAILAGASHAL
- a CDS encoding peptidoglycan DD-metalloendopeptidase family protein produces the protein MSHIASIYCSRVALRVALIAGAAGLLAGCAGSERMADPFSNPFQTSDAGTDPAPTSSINPLSYHSAAPVTPVQSRPLGAPVAQYSSPATQASRVAAASPPRVSQAVAGWSAAGGTPVSVGPGESASVLANRYGVPVEALVKANGLASAAQVQPGTRIVIPVYNAVGGAAAARVAQAEAAAPAPVRAAESHAQKIKLLKGAPETRLANASEKAQRQTAEKAAAMTHAGKVAVEQESARAAKAAKVAEAPVKTLVAEAPRKVVVAKTEAVAAQPVKTAVLTKQDAARQAKTETPAQETAKAEPEDAAGAPADAAKAGGANPEFRWPARGRIIQAFKLGGNDGINIAVPEGTSVKAAESGVVAYAGNELKGYGNLILIRHPNGFVSAYANNGDIEVKRGETVKRGQVIAKSGQSGNVASPQLHFELRKGATPVDPTLYLAGL
- a CDS encoding adenosylcobinamide-GDP ribazoletransferase, with the translated sequence MRASSSLLIDLLICLRFLTRIPFPALAAETAPQSLSGFSRALRMVPAAGALLGALSAGALVSASALGLPPLLAAPLAIAVLAALSGAMHEDGLADCADGFGGGATRERKLEIMADSRIGAFGAVALALALYIRIAAVASIAAHSLALAVTALIGAAAVSRAAALIPLAVLPPARTKGAGFSAGRPQSSALAVAAALAALFAGAPLIAGADPSKSALAFAACAGAGFAFSDLARRQIGGQTGDVAGATQQISEALFYLIFAATF
- the cobT gene encoding nicotinate-nucleotide--dimethylbenzimidazole phosphoribosyltransferase, coding for MLAEASPFDSIRNLIALMPQASESAAAAVRARQAELTKPQGSLGRLEEIAEFFAAWQGKPIPSLDRPLVAIFAANHGVAAKGVSAYPASVTRAMMENFSSGGAAINQICGAFGLGLKVFDLALDIPTKDITQEPAMEAAAAAATFAFGMEAIAGEVDLLCIGEMGIGNTTIAAAIYHGLYGGVAEDWVGRGTGVDDGALTRKIAAVKAAVALHGPFLDDPLELMRRLGGREIAAMAGAIVAARMQNIPVVLDGYVACAAAAILHALDPRALDHCLAGHVSAEGAHGEVLRRLGKKPLLDLGMRLGEGSGAALAVGVIKAALACHTDMATFAEAHVAGKDEG
- a CDS encoding S10 family peptidase, coding for MIFSFLVAPRRAGTPAALFAALFFSALAAASFAAADEVAPQTPAHHGAAEAPSPAATTPPHPLPPAAVTTHVVDLPGRSLHFKAIAGAIQLSDSQSGEPLADVGYVAYVLDGGDPAKRPITFVVNGGPGAASAWLDLGMMGPWRLNLGEQPTSPSAPPITVDNADTWLDFTDLVFLDPPGTGYSRILSKSETARHHLYSVEGDIEALSVVIRKWLGANKRLESPKFIVGESYGGFRAPKLVRRLQDTEGVGVEGLVLISPVIDFAWFEGTNNPLPFVTHLPSLAAAARGLTVADARQSLADVEAYAAGPYLTDLVRGERDPAALARIVDNVTRITGLDAAFVRRLGGRIDPLSFARERGRDEGKISSRYDSNVSAFDPFPHSASTDYSDAILDADKTPLASAMADITANRLGWPVDARYEILNESVNRQWDWDGKRDKNQSLSDLKQELAIDPRLRVIVMHGLTDQVTPYFASKLLIDQIPPFGDPDRISLKIYDGGHMPYLRDQSRAAMREDARKLIEGK
- a CDS encoding sensor histidine kinase, with protein sequence MTEISADMIAMGSGDSPIAAKSRALSVGFRGSRAAPDASAADPRDFDADLLGLFAEGQRSCAVAMAALGAIFAAIALAWLTVDAVIIWLCLNLTALTLTQLIARRFPRTARSSASALRWRRDFIVAEAVQGVIWAMLVELVGQSGDPAAVACAVVMGLLVAAMAATISPCIPAAAFGVMAPIALTILTFTRQASLSDGTMQLIILACGAQLYFILLARKLYAAAVEALSFQGEKDELIAELEQSKANSDLARRRAEEANLAKSRFLATMSHELRTPLNAILGFSEVMKGELFGAHIVASYKEYSNDIHSSGHHLLMLINEILDLSRIEAGRFELKEEPVALDHIVEDCRHLLMLRAKKRNIAIHEAVEANLPRIWADERALRQVTLNLLSNAIKFTPHGGSIKIRIGWTTTGGQYLAVRDTGPGIPDEEIPIVMSSFGRGALAQKNAEEGSGLGLPIVKGLVELHGGTFTLKSKVHEGTEVIVIFPPGRVIEPSVSPEAELTAARMRRRARREAHSAA
- a CDS encoding MBL fold metallo-hydrolase is translated as MKVTVVGSGDAFGTGGRSHTCFKIDSGEAGALVDFGATSIASWKKLGLSFDSIDAIAISHLHGDHFGGLPFLLLDCQFVERRTRPLLLAGPPGLRERLYDTLDNFFPGVSKLNWSFAWRVEEISPGRPTKLGGFSLETFGVIHSAGSISTGLRLSDGQAVFAYSGDTAWTEALFEIGAGADLFVCECYSGVEPITGHMDWPTLKSNLGAFSAKRMVLTHMGASALARRAEMELAGLTPAYDGQIFEV